The genomic stretch GGCGCGCCAGAACCCGGGCAGCAGCGGGCCCGGGTAGGGGCCGCCGGCGCTGGGGTTGGGTCGAGGCCCTTGAATGGCGGTCCTGGTCCTAGAAGTTCCAGGACACCGTCTGGTGCACGGTGGTCAGCACGGCCAGGACCACCAGGTCGCTCACCCCCAGGAAGAGCCCGAGGCAGGCGCGTCCCCGGCGGCCGGTCTTTCGCCAGAGCGCGAGGACAGCCAGAACGAT from Streptomyces mirabilis encodes the following:
- a CDS encoding DUF4190 domain-containing protein; translation: MELTASARRNTGTRDADGMAVAAFVLGLLGLLVMNIVLGPIAIVLAVLALWRKTGRRGRACLGLFLGVSDLVVLAVLTTVHQTVSWNF